GCGCAGCTCGTTCCAGCTGAAACCCAGCCAGCGCACGTCGTCCTGGATGGCGGCCACGTACTCGGGGTCTTCCTTGGCCGGGTTGGTGTCGTCGAAGCGCAGGTTGCAGACGCCGCTGAACTCACCGGCCAGGCCGAAGTTCAGGCAGATCGACTTGGCATGGCCGATGTGCAGGTAGCCGTTCGGCTCGGGCGGGAAGCGGGTCTTGATCGCCTGGTGCTTACCGCTGGCCAGGTCCTCGCGCACGATCTGGCGGATGAAATCGCGCTTCTCGTGGCTGTCGGCGGGGGTCTCGGGGCTGGCGGGGGTGTGCTCGGACATGAGTCGGCGAAAGAGAAAGGCAGAAAGACCAACAGTTTAGCGCGTCAGGGGCGGGGCTGCCCGGTGGCGTCTGCGGTTGCCGGCCAGCGGCCGGCACTACCGCCATCTTCTGGTAGCGCCGGCCGCTGGCCGGCGAACTCACCGCCGGCATTCAGCCCCCGGGCGTATGCTGGACCCCTGTCCCGAGGAGCCGCCCATGCACATCGTGTACAAGGCCGACAATCTGTTCGACGCCCACCTGGTCAAGCACGCGCTGGAGGATGCCGGCATCCCCGCGTTCGTGTTCGGCGAGCAGCTGCTGGGCGGCATGGGCGAGCTGCCGCTGTTCGGCGTGCTGCGGGTCGGCATCCCCGACGTGGCGCGGCCGCAGGCCGAGGAGATCATCGCCGCGTTGGACTTGGGCCAGGGCCCGTCCGACCCCATTTCAGACGCAGACGATTGGGCCGGACAGCCGGCGTAGGAGCGCATCATGTTGGGAATCAGCCAGGGCATCCTCGGCATCGGGGCCTTCAAGCAGCGCCTGCCGCGCCCGGAAGAGGCGCTGCCGGGCCGCGACCAGCCGCTGCCGCTGCACAGCAACCAGCACTTCGTGAACAGCCATCCGCTGAAGGACCGCTTCGCCGGCCTGCAGCAGATCCGCTTCGCGCTGGGTTGCTTCTGGGGCGCCGAGCGCAAGTTCTGGACCGAGCCGGGCGTGTACAGCACCTCGGTCGGCTATGCCGGTGGCGTTACCCCGAACCCGACCTATGAAGAGGTCTGCTCGGGCCTGACCGGCCACACCGAGGTGGTGCAGGTGGTGTTCGACCCGGCGGTGGTGAGCCTGGAGCGGCTGATGCAGCTGTTCTGGGAAAGCCACGACCCGACCCAGGGCATGCGCCAGGGCAACGACACGGGCACCCAGTACCGCTCGGCGATCCACGCCACCGACGAGGCGCAGTACGCGGCGGCGCTGGCCAGCCGCGAGGCCTACCAGGCGCAGCTGAACGCGTCCGGCTACGGGCCGATCACCACCGAGATCGTGTATCCGGCACCGGAGTACTACTACGCCGAGGATTACCACCAGCAGTATCTGGCGAAGAACCCGAACGGGTATTGCGGGATTGGTGGCACCGGCGTGAGCTGCCCGATCGGGCTGGATGTGGAGGCCCCGCGCTGACGCGCGGAGGTCCGCCTGCGGCGGGCAGAAGCCACAGCCTGGTAGAGCCGACTGTTAGTCGGCTGAACTACAAAGCGGCTCTGGGTTGCTGATGGTTGGGTGGGGCGGTGTGGGTTGCCAGGACACGCCGTAAACCCATCCTTGGGGGCTCGATGGCGCCATCCATGGCGCCAACGGTCCTGCCAACCCACACCGCCCCACCCCCGACAGTTTCCCGGTGACGGTGGGCAAGAGCATTGGGTTTCTGACGAACTGATGGAAAAGAAAAAGGACGCGGCTTTCGCCGCGTCCTTTTTCTTTGGTTCTGCAATGCCTTTGTAGAGCGGAGCCATGCTCCGCTGCGAGCAAGCGAAGCGCGCGACCCGCGTTTGCTCTTCTTTCTTTCTTCCGTGGCGGGCGGCCACAGGAAACTGTCGAAGGCAGGGCGGGTGGGTCGTGCAGGGACGTGAGCCGCATGGATGCGGCGACCGAGCTTACATGGACGTACTTGCAGCGTCCCCTGCACGGCCCACCCGCCCTGCCAACCGCAAGACCCAGCGCGGCTGTTGCTCTTGCAGTCAGTCGACCAACGGTCGACTCTACCCAGCCGAACAGCCCGCCACGAGGGGCTCAGCCGTTCGCCGCAATCACAGTTCCGAGCGGATCCGCTCGCGCAGCGCCTGCAGATCCTTGGCAAACGCATCGATACCCGTCGCCAGCTTCTCGGTCGCCATCGGGTCCGCCGCCAGGTCCGCCGCGAACTTCGCCGCGTCGATCGGAGTGACCGCCACGCCGTCGGCCGCACCGGCCACCAGCTTGCGCGGCAGCTCGCCGTGGTCGGCGTCCAGCTTCTCCAGCAGGTCCGGCGAAATCGTCAGGCGGTCGCAGCCGGCCAGCGCTTCGATCTGCGCGGTCGAACGGAACGAGGCACCCATCACCACCGTCGGCGAACCGCGGCGCTTGAATTCGGCATACACGCCGCGCACGAACTTCACGCCCGGGTCTTCGTCGATGTTGGCCGGGGTCTGGCCGTTGGCCACGTACCAGTCCAGGATGCGGCCGACGAACGGCGAGATCAGGAACGCGCCGGCTTCGCTGCAGGCCAGGGCCTGGGTCGGGTTGAAGATCAGGGTCAGGTTGCAGTCGATGCCCTCGGCCTGCAGGATGCGCGCGGCTTCCACGCCTTCCCAGGTCGCGGCGATCTTGATCAGGATCTTCTCGCGCGGCACGCCGGCATCGGCGTACATCTGGATGAACTGGCGGGCCTTGGCCACGGTGGCCTCGGTGTCGTGGGCCTGGTCGGCGTCCACTTCGGTGGACACGCGGCCCGGCACCAGCGTGCTCAGCAGCGCGCCGACGCCGATGGTCAGGCGGTCGGCTACGGCGTGCACCACGGCTTCGCGGTCACCGCCCTGCTGGCGGCCCCAGGCCAGTTCGCGCTCGATCAGCTCGGCATAGACCGGCAGGTCCAGCGCCTTCTTCACCAGGGTCGGGTTGGTGGTGCAATCCACCGGCTGCAGGCGCTTGATCGCGTCGTAGTCACCGGTATCGGCGACAACCACCGACAGTTCGCGCAGCTGGGACAGTTTGGACGGGGTACTCATTACGGCTCCTGGTGCAGGGAAATCGAATCGCGCGCGGTGCGCAGCGGTAATCAGGGACGGTCGTTGTGGACCGCAGTCACGCGCAGGCGCAGCTTGCGGCCGCCGGGCGCGTTCCAATCGATGCTCTGGCCGATGGCCAGGCCAAGCAGGGCGCTGCCGACCGGGGCCAGCACGGAAACCTTGCCTTCATCGACATTGGCTTCGCGGGGGAAGACCAGGGTCAGGACATGCGTCTCGCCCGACACTTCATCTTCGCACTCCACGCGCGAATGCATCATGACGATGCCTTCGGGAATCTGGTCCGGCGCCAGCACGGTGGCCCGGTTGAGTTCTTCGGCAAGCGCGAGCGCGGCAGGCGTCTGGCTCAGCGCGGGCGAATCAAGCATGGCCTCGAGGCGGTCCATGTCGAAGGTCGACACAGTGATGGACGGCGGCAGGCCGCTGGCGGTGTTCATGGTGGTGCTCCTTGATTGAAAGCCATGCAAAAGGCGGCACCACCTGGCGCCGCCTGACTGTATTGTGGGGACAAATGCGGCCGGAATCGACTCCCGCCGCAACAGCGCGCCGGCGCTGCCGGATCAGCCGTTCAGCAGCGGGCCGGACACGTCCGGTGCTGCGCCGGCCGGCACGCCCTCGGCATCGAGGGTGAACAGTGCCTGCGGCAGGCGCTTGAACTGGTCGGCCAGCTCCAGCAGGAAGCCGTGCATGGCCGAGCTGCGCCGCCAGACCATGGCGATGCGCCGGCTGGGGCGGCCTTCGCCGGTGAAGTCGAGCAGGCGGATGTTGTTCGAACGCGGCACCGGCGGCTGCACCGACAGGCTCGGCAGCAGGGTGATGCCGACGTCGGCGGCGACCATCTGCCGCAGCGTTTCCAGGCTGGTGGCGCGGAATTCGGATTTCTCGTTGGCGCCGAACAGGCGGCAGACTTCCAGCGCCTGGTCACGCAGGCAGTGGCCGTCTTCCAGCAGCAGCAGTTTCTGCGTGGCCAGCTCCTGCACGTCCAGGTGTTCGCGGCGGGCCAGCGGATGGCGGCCGGACACGGCCAGCAGGAACGGTTCCTCGAACAGGAATTCGGCATGCAGCTGGTCGTCGATCACCGGCAGCGCCAGCAGCGCGGCGTCCAGCTTGCCTTCGCGCAGGCGCTCCAGCAGCACGTCGCTCTTTTCCTCGACCAGCAGCAGTTCCAGTTCGGGGAAGCGGTCGCGGATGCGCGGGATCACATGCGGCAGCAGGTAGGGGCCCAGGGTCGGGAAGATCCCCAGGCGCACCGTACCGGCTTCCGGGTCGCGGCTGCGTCGCGCCGCTTCCTTCAGCTGTTCCACTTCGGACACGATCACCCGTGCGCGCATCGCCGCTTCCTGCCCGGCCGGGGTCAGCATCACCTTGCGCGGTGCGCGTTCCACCAGCGGTACGCCCAGCTCCTCTTCCAGCTTGCGGATCTGGGTGGACAGCGTGGGCTGGCTGACGAAACAGGACGCGGCGGCCCGGCCGAAGTGCTTGTGATCGGCCAGGGCCACCAGGTATTTCAGATCGCGAAGATTCATCGTAAGACCCCAGGGGTAACGGACCGGCTTACCCAGCAGGCAATGGTGCCCCCGATACCCTGGGAACGAATGATCAGGCCGCCTCGGCCACCGCGCCGCTGCCCTTGCTCACGGACGAACGGATCAGGTGGTCGAAGGCGCTCAGTGCCGCGGTGGAACCGGCGCCCATGGCGATGATGATCTGCTTGTAGGGTACCGTGGTGCAATCGCCTGCGGCGAACACGCCCGGCAGGTTGGTCTGCCCGCGGTCATCGATGACGATCTCGCCACGCGGCGACAGCGCCACGCTGTCCTTCAGCCATTCGGTGTTGGGCAGCAGGCCGATCTGCACGAAGATGCCTTCCAGTTCGACCCGGTGGGCATCGCCGCCGACGCGGTCCTTGTAGACCAGGCCGGTGACGCGGCTGCCATCGCCGAGCACTTCGGTGGTCTGCGCGCTGGTCAGCACGGTCACATTGCCCAGGCTGCGCAGCTTCTTCTGCAGCACTTCATCGGCGCGCAGGCTGGAATCGAACTCCAGCAGGGTCACATGCGACACGATGCCGGCCAGATCGATGGCCGCTTCCACGCCGGAGTTGCCGCCGCCGATCACCGCCACGCGCTTGCCCTTGAACAGCGGGCCGTCGCAGTGCGGGCAGTAGGCCACGCCCTTGTTGCGGTACTGGTCCTCACCCGGCACATTCATCTGCCGCCAGCGTGCGCCGGTGGAGAGGATGACCGAGCGCGACTTCAGCACCGCACCGTTTTCCAGCTGCACCTGCACCAGGCCGTCTTCGCCGGCCGGCACCAGCGCGGTGGCGCGCTGCAGGTCCATGATGTCCACCTCGTACTCGCGCACGTGCTGTTCCAGCGCGGTGGCCAGCTTCGGGCCCTCGGTCTCCTTCACCGAAATGAAGTTCTCGATCGCCATCGTGTCCAGCACCTGGCCACCGAAACGCTCGGCAGCGATGCCGGTGCGGATGCCCTTGCGCGCGGCGTAGATGGCCGCTGCGGCACCGGCCGGGCCACCGCCGACCACCAGCACGTCGAAGGCGTCCTTGGCGGCGATCTTCTCGGCGTCGCGCTTGCCGGCGTTGGTATCCAGCTTGGCCACGATCTGTTCCAGGGTCATGCGGCCCTGGTCGAACACTTCACCGTTGAGGTACACGGTGGGCACGGACATGATCTCGCGCTTCTCCACTTCGTCCTGGAACAGCGCGCCGTCGATGGCCACGTGCTGGATGCGCGGGTTGAGCACGGCGGCCAGGTTCAGCGCCTGCACCACGTCCGGGCAGTTCTGGCAGGACAGCGAGAAGTAGGTCTCGAAGCGGTAGTCGCCTTCCAGGTTCTGCACCTGCTCGATCAGCTCGGCGGTGGCCTTGGACGGGTGGCCGCCGACCTGCAGCAGGGCCAGCACCAGCGAGGTGAACTCGTGGCCCATCGGCAGGCCGGCGAAGGTCAGGTGGATGTCCTGGCCCGGGGTGCCGAGGTCGAAGGACGGCACGCGGCCCTGGCCGTCGCGCAGGACCTGCAGCGAGATCCTGTCCGACAGGCTTTCCAGGGTCTGCAGCAGTTCCAGCATTTCCTGCGACTTGGCACCGTCATCGGCGTGCGCGGTGATCTGGATCGGGCGGGTCACGCGCTCCAGATAGGTCTTCAGCTGCGACTGCAGGTTGGCGTCCAACATGGTCTTCTCCTGGCTTCAGGCAAACAGGGGGCGTGGCACCGCTGTGAAAGGTAGCGGACCAGCGAGGGGGTAGGGGTGAACCCAAGGCAGCAGAGACAGCTGTGGAAGGGGCTGGCGAGCGATGGCT
This genomic stretch from Stenotrophomonas sp. SAU14A_NAIMI4_5 harbors:
- a CDS encoding DUF2007 domain-containing protein, coding for MHIVYKADNLFDAHLVKHALEDAGIPAFVFGEQLLGGMGELPLFGVLRVGIPDVARPQAEEIIAALDLGQGPSDPISDADDWAGQPA
- the msrA gene encoding peptide-methionine (S)-S-oxide reductase MsrA — protein: MLGIGAFKQRLPRPEEALPGRDQPLPLHSNQHFVNSHPLKDRFAGLQQIRFALGCFWGAERKFWTEPGVYSTSVGYAGGVTPNPTYEEVCSGLTGHTEVVQVVFDPAVVSLERLMQLFWESHDPTQGMRQGNDTGTQYRSAIHATDEAQYAAALASREAYQAQLNASGYGPITTEIVYPAPEYYYAEDYHQQYLAKNPNGYCGIGGTGVSCPIGLDVEAPR
- a CDS encoding transaldolase; this encodes MSTPSKLSQLRELSVVVADTGDYDAIKRLQPVDCTTNPTLVKKALDLPVYAELIERELAWGRQQGGDREAVVHAVADRLTIGVGALLSTLVPGRVSTEVDADQAHDTEATVAKARQFIQMYADAGVPREKILIKIAATWEGVEAARILQAEGIDCNLTLIFNPTQALACSEAGAFLISPFVGRILDWYVANGQTPANIDEDPGVKFVRGVYAEFKRRGSPTVVMGASFRSTAQIEALAGCDRLTISPDLLEKLDADHGELPRKLVAGAADGVAVTPIDAAKFAADLAADPMATEKLATGIDAFAKDLQALRERIRSEL
- the rnk gene encoding nucleoside diphosphate kinase regulator; amino-acid sequence: MNTASGLPPSITVSTFDMDRLEAMLDSPALSQTPAALALAEELNRATVLAPDQIPEGIVMMHSRVECEDEVSGETHVLTLVFPREANVDEGKVSVLAPVGSALLGLAIGQSIDWNAPGGRKLRLRVTAVHNDRP
- a CDS encoding LysR substrate-binding domain-containing protein, whose protein sequence is MNLRDLKYLVALADHKHFGRAAASCFVSQPTLSTQIRKLEEELGVPLVERAPRKVMLTPAGQEAAMRARVIVSEVEQLKEAARRSRDPEAGTVRLGIFPTLGPYLLPHVIPRIRDRFPELELLLVEEKSDVLLERLREGKLDAALLALPVIDDQLHAEFLFEEPFLLAVSGRHPLARREHLDVQELATQKLLLLEDGHCLRDQALEVCRLFGANEKSEFRATSLETLRQMVAADVGITLLPSLSVQPPVPRSNNIRLLDFTGEGRPSRRIAMVWRRSSAMHGFLLELADQFKRLPQALFTLDAEGVPAGAAPDVSGPLLNG
- the ahpF gene encoding alkyl hydroperoxide reductase subunit F translates to MLDANLQSQLKTYLERVTRPIQITAHADDGAKSQEMLELLQTLESLSDRISLQVLRDGQGRVPSFDLGTPGQDIHLTFAGLPMGHEFTSLVLALLQVGGHPSKATAELIEQVQNLEGDYRFETYFSLSCQNCPDVVQALNLAAVLNPRIQHVAIDGALFQDEVEKREIMSVPTVYLNGEVFDQGRMTLEQIVAKLDTNAGKRDAEKIAAKDAFDVLVVGGGPAGAAAAIYAARKGIRTGIAAERFGGQVLDTMAIENFISVKETEGPKLATALEQHVREYEVDIMDLQRATALVPAGEDGLVQVQLENGAVLKSRSVILSTGARWRQMNVPGEDQYRNKGVAYCPHCDGPLFKGKRVAVIGGGNSGVEAAIDLAGIVSHVTLLEFDSSLRADEVLQKKLRSLGNVTVLTSAQTTEVLGDGSRVTGLVYKDRVGGDAHRVELEGIFVQIGLLPNTEWLKDSVALSPRGEIVIDDRGQTNLPGVFAAGDCTTVPYKQIIIAMGAGSTAALSAFDHLIRSSVSKGSGAVAEAA